One genomic window of Nicotiana sylvestris chromosome 10, ASM39365v2, whole genome shotgun sequence includes the following:
- the LOC104243799 gene encoding probable LRR receptor-like serine/threonine-protein kinase At1g63430 codes for MRTWVLFVVLVTVGPMFLMTCYASFPLNEVYALNNFREAIYEDPLLVFSNWNALDSDPCDWSGIFCSMARDHVLKINISGASLKGFLSPNLHLIFSLQELILHGNVLIGTIPKEIGLLKNLKVLDLGSNQLTGPIPLTLGNLSNIMKINLQSNGLTGKLPYELGNLKYLEELRLDRNKLKGTVPASNGSKFTSNVHGMYASGAKLTGLCRLSQLKVADFSFNFFFGSIPKCLHYLPKSSFQGNCLQEKDPRQRSTALCGGTPPAKSHPTQSNNKHQSAEGGARHKATSKPTWLLALEVVTGVIAGSLFLVAILTAINKYKNKSSFIIIPWKKSASEKDHMTVYVDTEMLKDVLRYSRQELEVACEDFSNIIGSSPDSLVYKGTMKGGPEIAVISLCVKEEHWTAYLELYFQKEVAELARINHENTAKLLGYCSESSPFTRMLVFEYASNGTLYEHLHYGEGCQFSWTRRMKIVIGIAKGLKYLHSELVPPFTISELNSNAVYLTEDFSPRLVDFESWKTIIARSEKNSGAISSEGAICVLPNSLESCHLDVQGNIYAFGVLLLEIISGRPPYCKDKGCLVDWAKEFLELREVLPYVVDPELKHFKYEDLTVICEVVNLCIHPNSSSRTSMRDLCAMLESNIDTSITAELKASSLAWAELALSS; via the exons ATGAGAACTTGGGTTTTATTTGTAGTTTTAGTTACTGTTGGGCCAATGTTTTTGATGACATGTTATGCTTCTTTTCCATTAAATGAAG TTTATGCTCTAAATAACTTCAGAGAAGCTATATATGAAGACCCACTTTTAGTATTCTCAAATTGGAATGCCTTAGATTCAGATCCTTGTGACTGGTCTGGAATTTTTTGCTCTATGGCCCGAGATCATGTTTTAAAAAT TAACATTTCTGGTGCTTCTTTGAAGGGTTTTCTTTCGCCGAACTTGCATCTAATCTTTTCTTTGCAAGAACT GATTTTGCATGGAAATGTACTGATTGGTACAATACCAAAAGAGATTGGCTTGTTGAAAAACTTGAAGGTCTTGGATTTGGGTTCGAACCAACTCACAGGACCAATTCCTCTCACCCTTGGGAACTTGTCAAATATTATGAAAAT AAACCTTCAATCCAACGGATTAACAGGTAAATTGCCCTATGAGCTTGGTAATCTGAAATACCTTGAAGAACTTCGGCTGGACAGAAACAAGCTTAAAGGAACAGTGCCTGCTAGTAATGGCTCAAAATTTACATCCAATGTACATGGGAT GTATGCCTCCGGTGCCAAACTTACTGGTCTTTGTCGTTTATCTCAACTGAAAGTTGCTGATTTCTCCTTCAACTTCTTCTTTGGCAGCATACCAAAGTGTCTGCATTACCTTCCAAA ATCTAGCTTTCAAGGAAATTGCCTTCAAGAAAAAGATCCCAGACAGCGTTCTACTGCTTTATGTG GAGGCACGCCGCCTGCCAAAAGCCATCCAACACAGAGCAATAATAAGCATCAGTCTGCTGAAGGAGGAGCCAGACATAAGGCTACTTCAAAACCCACGTGGCTTTTAGCTTTAGAAGTGGTAACCGGAGTTATTGCAGGTTCTCTCTTCCTTGTGGCTATTCTTACTGCCATTAACAAGTATAAGAACAAATCTTCATTTATCATCATCCCTTGGAAGAAATCAGCTAGTGAGAAAGACCATATGACAGTTTATGTAG ATACCGAGATGCTAAAAGACGTTCTAAGATATAGCAGACAAGAACTTGAGGTAGCTTGTGAAGATTTCAGCAATATTATTGGATCCTCACCAGACAGCTTGGTCTACAAAGGAACCATGAAAGGCGGACCTGAAATTGCTGTCATTTCCCTTTGTGTTAAAGAAGAGCACTGGACCGCCTATCTAGAACTTTATTTTCAGAAAGAG GTAGCAGAATTAGCGAGAATAAATCATGAGAATACTGCAAAACTTCTAGGTTACTGCAGTGAGAGCAGTCCCTTCACAAGGATGTTGGTGTTTGAGTATGCATCTAACGGGACATTATATGAACACCTTCATT ATGGAGAAGGATGTCAATTTTCTTGGACGCGGCGGATGAAAATAGTTATTGGCATCGCTAAGGGACTAAAATATCTCCATTCAGAACTTGTCCCACCATTTACTATATCAGAATTGAATTCAAACGCTGTCTATCTCACCGAAGATTTTTCTCCCAGA CTTgttgattttgaaagttggaaAACAATAATTGCCAGATCAGAAAAGAATTCTGGTGCTATCAGTAGTGAAGGAGCAATATGTGTCCTTCCAAATTCTCTAGAGAGTTGTCATCTTGACGTCCAGGGTAATATTTATGCGTTTGGAGTACTACTGCTCGAAATAATTAGCGGGAGACCTCCATATTGCAAAGATAAAGGGTGCTTAGTAGATTGG GCGAAAGAGTTCCTTGAATTGCGAGAGGTATTGCCTTATGTTGTAGATCCTGAGTTGAAACATTTCAAATATGAAGACCTCACAGTGATTTGTGAGGTGGTCAACCTTTGTATCCACCCAAATTCCAGTAGCAGGACTTCCATGAGAGACTTGTGTGCTATGTTGGAGAGCAACATTGACACATCCATAACTGCTGAGCTCAAGGCATCGTCTTTGGCATGGGCCGAGCTTGCACTCTCATCCTAA